A single region of the Thermoanaerobacterium aotearoense genome encodes:
- a CDS encoding heavy metal translocating P-type ATPase gives MIREIFSLPGLARLSFDVLYKDKSIEKKINHYLKRSKGIKYISASSVTGKVLVKYEGKTIEEIKREIINAIFKDNVDDNVKPYEPEDLPLKTQFVMVFMPLAATIYTALKRIFAGKSPLSGHYGLLSMSSIVSIVAGYPIFRSGINTLFKEHKINGDLMITVATTIMLFIRESILGLVVIFLVNLSVLIHSLNIHYNKKALESFLKLKPGKVWMALEGREIEVPVEELNEGDVISLKKGDVAPYECEVVEGSAIVDEKYIRGKVKYVKKQKGDKIVESSLIVDGEVKGRITDIEANESIEDLYKIVELESKEKYITNTADVYINKIIPLSFIITGLVALYTNDILKGISSMLVLCPCTFAHGSTGVYGIAVKNAAKRGILIKSSSAIENMAKADVLIFDKTGTLTEGRPIVSEILPSSNTDKNHILKIAASAESGVIHPVALSIIKKADDMGIKVEDFSHGKEVKSMGAFAYVDGKQLHVGNERFMEINNIDLHDVEDLSNVLKNLNRGVIYVAVDGNAIGVIGMKDVLKKKSKAAVEFTRSLGFNDDGIYILSGDDKEPTDRVAYELGIVNAFSSVSPDEKKNFVKRQKDDGRTVVMVGDGLNDVKAMRSADVGIILGRPISKKILKALDVAVIDENPLKIPYLIELSRYSKEVINQNHVIASMMSYVEYIMTLFGKVNPFMAAMLHSINQMIVLANSLKVYKYSSRRIISDGRNEKEIRRSFESFTTDG, from the coding sequence ATGATAAGAGAGATTTTTTCGCTGCCTGGATTAGCACGATTAAGCTTTGATGTACTTTACAAAGACAAATCCATTGAGAAAAAGATTAATCATTATTTAAAAAGATCTAAAGGGATCAAATATATAAGTGCCAGCAGTGTTACTGGAAAAGTGCTTGTCAAATACGAAGGCAAGACAATAGAAGAAATAAAAAGAGAAATCATAAATGCTATTTTCAAAGATAATGTAGATGATAATGTAAAGCCGTATGAACCAGAAGATTTACCGCTTAAGACTCAATTTGTGATGGTATTTATGCCATTGGCTGCTACGATTTACACCGCATTAAAGCGCATATTTGCTGGTAAATCGCCGTTAAGCGGCCATTATGGGTTATTAAGCATGTCATCAATTGTGTCGATTGTGGCTGGATACCCAATATTTAGAAGTGGCATAAATACACTGTTTAAGGAACACAAAATAAATGGCGATTTGATGATAACAGTTGCTACAACTATAATGCTTTTTATAAGAGAAAGCATATTAGGGCTTGTGGTAATTTTTCTCGTCAATTTAAGTGTCCTTATTCACTCGTTAAACATACACTATAATAAAAAAGCACTTGAAAGCTTCCTTAAATTAAAGCCAGGTAAAGTGTGGATGGCATTAGAAGGAAGAGAAATAGAAGTGCCTGTAGAGGAGCTTAATGAAGGCGATGTGATTTCGCTTAAAAAAGGTGATGTGGCGCCGTATGAATGCGAAGTAGTTGAAGGCAGTGCAATTGTAGATGAAAAGTATATACGAGGAAAAGTAAAGTACGTCAAAAAGCAAAAAGGCGATAAAATCGTAGAATCATCTTTGATCGTCGATGGAGAAGTAAAGGGCAGAATAACTGATATTGAGGCAAATGAAAGCATAGAAGATCTGTACAAGATTGTGGAATTAGAATCAAAGGAGAAGTATATTACAAATACTGCTGATGTATATATCAACAAAATTATACCGCTGTCTTTTATCATTACAGGGCTTGTGGCGCTTTATACAAATGATATATTGAAGGGAATATCATCAATGCTTGTTTTATGTCCATGTACTTTTGCACATGGTTCTACTGGTGTCTACGGCATAGCTGTCAAAAATGCGGCGAAGAGAGGTATATTGATAAAAAGTTCATCTGCAATCGAAAATATGGCAAAAGCTGATGTGCTGATTTTTGACAAAACGGGAACTCTTACGGAAGGCAGACCTATTGTAAGCGAAATTTTGCCGTCATCAAATACTGACAAAAATCATATATTAAAGATAGCTGCGTCTGCAGAATCTGGTGTCATACATCCTGTAGCATTGTCTATAATTAAAAAAGCAGATGATATGGGAATAAAAGTAGAAGATTTTTCTCATGGCAAAGAAGTCAAAAGCATGGGTGCTTTTGCTTATGTAGATGGGAAACAATTGCACGTTGGCAACGAAAGGTTTATGGAGATAAACAACATTGATCTACATGATGTGGAGGATCTCAGCAATGTTTTAAAAAACCTAAATAGAGGTGTGATATACGTTGCTGTTGATGGGAATGCTATTGGCGTCATCGGAATGAAAGACGTGCTTAAGAAGAAAAGCAAAGCTGCAGTAGAATTTACACGATCATTAGGCTTTAACGATGATGGTATCTATATTTTATCAGGTGATGATAAAGAACCCACAGATAGAGTGGCTTATGAATTAGGTATAGTAAATGCGTTTAGCAGTGTATCGCCTGATGAGAAGAAGAATTTTGTAAAAAGGCAAAAGGATGATGGCAGAACTGTCGTAATGGTCGGCGATGGACTAAATGATGTGAAGGCGATGAGAAGCGCTGATGTTGGAATCATTTTGGGAAGGCCCATAAGTAAGAAGATATTAAAAGCCCTCGATGTGGCTGTAATCGACGAAAACCCTTTAAAAATACCGTATTTGATAGAGCTATCAAGGTATTCAAAGGAAGTGATAAATCAAAATCATGTTATAGCATCGATGATGAGCTATGTAGAATACATCATGACGCTTTTTGGCAAAGTGAATCCATTTATGGCAGCAATGCTGCACAGCATTAATCAGATGATCGTGTTGGCCAATTCGCTTAAAGTCTATAAATATTCATCAAGGAGGATTATTTCTGATGGAAGAAATGAAAAAGAAATTCGAAGAAGCTTCGAAAGTTTTACGACAGACGGTTGA
- a CDS encoding galactokinase encodes MATKIVEEFKRIYGSSEGVRLFYSPGRVNLIGEHTDYNGGYVFPCALDFGTFMAIRMRDDGKVRLSSLNFDLKVEVDIDELIYDRKDDWANYPKGVLKVLQDEGYKLRGFEALYEGNIPNGAGLSSSASIELVTAVAMNEILNLGIDRVELVKMCQKAENIFVGVNCGIMDQFAVGMGKADYAIFLKCDTIDYKYVPLKLDGYRIVISNTNKRRGLQDSKYNERRSQCEAALSYLKKKLDVDNLGQVTLEEFDRYRYLIPDDVLVKRARHVVTEDERVLDAVEALKNNDIKRFGQLMVQSHNSLRDDYEVTGKELDALVDEALKLDYVLGSRMTGAGFGGCTVSIVKEEFVEDFIKEVTKGYKERIGYEPSMYVTGVGDGAKEIK; translated from the coding sequence ATGGCAACAAAAATTGTGGAAGAATTTAAAAGAATCTATGGCAGTAGCGAAGGAGTAAGGTTATTCTATTCGCCAGGCAGGGTAAATTTAATAGGGGAGCACACAGATTACAATGGAGGATATGTATTTCCATGTGCTCTTGACTTTGGGACGTTTATGGCCATAAGAATGAGGGATGATGGAAAGGTACGCCTTTCTTCACTGAATTTTGATCTTAAAGTCGAAGTGGACATAGACGAATTAATTTATGATAGAAAAGATGACTGGGCAAATTATCCAAAGGGCGTATTGAAAGTTTTGCAAGATGAAGGTTATAAGCTAAGAGGGTTTGAAGCGCTGTACGAAGGAAATATACCAAATGGAGCAGGACTTTCTTCTTCTGCATCCATAGAGCTTGTAACTGCTGTGGCCATGAATGAAATTTTGAATCTTGGAATTGATAGGGTTGAATTAGTCAAAATGTGTCAAAAAGCCGAAAATATTTTTGTTGGTGTCAATTGCGGCATAATGGATCAATTTGCTGTAGGAATGGGCAAAGCTGACTATGCTATATTTTTAAAATGTGATACAATTGATTATAAATACGTTCCACTTAAATTAGATGGTTACAGGATAGTTATATCAAATACAAATAAGCGAAGGGGGCTTCAAGATTCTAAGTACAACGAGAGAAGGAGTCAGTGCGAGGCTGCATTAAGCTACCTTAAGAAGAAATTGGATGTAGACAATCTTGGACAGGTTACACTGGAAGAATTCGATAGATACAGATATTTGATACCAGACGATGTTTTAGTAAAGAGGGCAAGACATGTGGTGACAGAAGATGAGAGAGTTTTGGATGCTGTAGAGGCGTTAAAGAATAATGATATTAAACGATTTGGCCAACTGATGGTACAGTCTCACAATTCGTTAAGGGATGACTACGAAGTTACCGGCAAGGAATTGGATGCTTTAGTCGATGAAGCGCTTAAATTAGATTACGTCTTAGGCTCCAGAATGACAGGTGCAGGGTTTGGTGGATGTACCGTAAGCATCGTCAAAGAAGAATTTGTAGAAGATTTCATTAAAGAAGTGACAAAAGGATACAAGGAAAGAATAGGTTATGAACCGTCCATGTATGTGACGGGTGTAGGAGATGGAGCAAAAGAAATAAAATAG
- the galE gene encoding UDP-glucose 4-epimerase GalE, with product MSILVCGGAGYIGSHTAYELFKRGEDVIVVDSLITGHKKAVIGGKLYVGDLRDSEFMDKVFEENDIEAVIDFAAYSLVGESVGKPLDYYENNVYGTMCLLKKMVEFGVDKIVFSSTAATYGEPERIPIKEDDKTFPTNPYGETKLAVEKMLKWCDNAYGIKHVVLRYFNVAGADESGVIGEDHNPETHLIPLILQVPLGKREFIEIYGDDYDTKDGTCVRDYIHVTDLADAHILALDKLRKDKSSAIYNLGNGEGFTVNEVVETARKVTGHPIPAKIAARRPGDPAKLVASSDKIINELGWNPKHDSLEEIIESAWKWHKSNPYGFSDK from the coding sequence ATGTCTATTTTAGTGTGCGGTGGTGCTGGATACATTGGCAGCCATACTGCCTATGAGCTTTTTAAAAGAGGAGAAGATGTAATAGTAGTTGACAGTTTGATAACAGGCCATAAAAAAGCGGTAATTGGAGGCAAGCTTTACGTTGGGGATCTTAGGGACAGCGAATTTATGGACAAAGTTTTTGAAGAAAATGACATAGAAGCCGTCATTGACTTTGCGGCATATTCTTTAGTAGGTGAAAGTGTTGGCAAGCCATTGGATTACTATGAAAACAATGTATATGGGACAATGTGTTTACTTAAGAAAATGGTTGAGTTTGGAGTTGATAAGATAGTGTTTTCATCTACTGCTGCCACATATGGAGAACCTGAAAGAATTCCCATAAAAGAAGACGACAAGACATTTCCTACAAATCCTTATGGTGAAACTAAATTGGCTGTAGAGAAAATGCTTAAGTGGTGTGACAATGCTTATGGAATAAAGCATGTTGTGCTTAGGTATTTTAATGTGGCCGGTGCTGATGAAAGCGGAGTCATAGGGGAAGATCATAATCCAGAAACCCATCTTATACCACTTATCTTGCAAGTGCCATTAGGGAAAAGAGAATTCATAGAAATCTACGGTGACGACTACGACACAAAAGATGGTACATGTGTAAGAGATTATATACACGTTACAGACCTTGCTGATGCTCATATTTTGGCATTAGATAAGCTAAGAAAGGATAAGAGCAGTGCAATATACAATTTGGGAAATGGAGAAGGGTTTACAGTCAATGAAGTTGTTGAAACAGCAAGAAAAGTGACTGGACATCCAATACCAGCAAAAATTGCAGCAAGGCGCCCTGGAGATCCTGCTAAACTGGTAGCATCATCAGACAAGATTATAAATGAGTTAGGCTGGAATCCTAAGCACGATTCACTTGAGGAGATTATAGAGTCTGCGTGGAAATGGCATAAATCAAATCCTTATGGATTTAGCGATAAATAG
- the galT gene encoding UDP-glucose--hexose-1-phosphate uridylyltransferase, whose protein sequence is MDVTTASLKIEELLLYALKHGIIESTDYIQCRNSLLDLFEIQEPYNGPVDDVNLDDPHDILNSLLDYAYEKGFFEENTITNRDLFDTRIMGLLMPRQSEVIRRFDDIERSAGIEKATDYFYSLSKDSYYIRMDRIAKNKYWRTDTEYGSLEITINLSKPEKDPKDIAAAKALKETNYPKCLLCLENVGFSGNLNHPARQNHRVIPVKVAGEQWYFQYSPYVYYNEHCILFYEKHVPMQISEKTFIRLLDFIDQFPHYFIGSNADLPIVGGSILSHEHFQGGRHVFPMEEAKVEKRYKSEMFKDVDAGILKWPLSVIRLSSKNRDELLKASSMILREWRNYSDPSIDVIAYSTVSGSEIPHNTITPIARKNGDGVYEMDLVLRNNRTTDEYPYGIFHPHEELHHVKKENIGLIEVMGLAVLPGRLKNELDDIEMILSGDRKYDKKEISADDPLFKHVPWIDELVNKYGMNLKREEAEVVVKDEVGKIFLKVLMDAGVFKRDEKGKAAFDKFLDSIHFKKI, encoded by the coding sequence ATGGATGTTACTACTGCTTCGCTAAAAATCGAAGAACTGCTTTTATATGCCTTAAAGCATGGCATAATAGAAAGTACAGACTATATCCAATGTCGCAATTCACTGCTGGATTTGTTTGAGATACAGGAGCCGTACAATGGGCCTGTAGATGATGTCAATTTAGACGATCCACATGATATTCTCAATTCTCTTTTAGATTATGCATACGAAAAAGGTTTTTTTGAGGAAAATACGATTACAAATAGAGATCTTTTTGATACAAGGATTATGGGTTTGTTGATGCCAAGACAGTCTGAAGTCATTAGAAGGTTTGATGATATAGAAAGATCAGCAGGCATTGAAAAAGCCACAGACTATTTTTACAGCTTGTCAAAAGATTCATATTATATACGGATGGATAGAATTGCGAAAAATAAATACTGGAGAACAGATACAGAGTACGGCAGTTTAGAGATTACCATCAACCTTTCAAAGCCTGAAAAGGATCCAAAAGACATAGCGGCAGCTAAAGCATTAAAAGAGACAAACTATCCTAAATGCCTTTTGTGCCTGGAGAATGTAGGCTTTAGCGGCAATTTGAATCATCCAGCGAGGCAAAATCATAGGGTGATACCAGTAAAGGTTGCGGGAGAGCAGTGGTATTTTCAGTATTCGCCTTATGTTTACTACAATGAACATTGCATATTATTTTACGAAAAGCATGTGCCGATGCAAATATCAGAAAAGACGTTTATAAGGTTATTGGACTTCATAGATCAATTTCCACACTATTTTATAGGTTCTAATGCTGATTTGCCGATAGTAGGTGGTTCTATCTTATCCCATGAGCACTTTCAAGGTGGACGTCATGTGTTTCCTATGGAGGAAGCAAAGGTAGAAAAGCGTTATAAAAGTGAAATGTTTAAAGATGTGGACGCTGGAATATTGAAGTGGCCTCTATCAGTAATAAGGCTTTCAAGTAAAAACAGAGATGAATTGCTGAAGGCATCATCCATGATTTTAAGAGAGTGGAGAAATTACAGCGATCCATCTATTGATGTAATTGCGTATAGTACAGTTTCTGGAAGTGAAATACCACATAATACCATAACACCTATTGCAAGGAAAAATGGTGATGGTGTGTATGAGATGGATTTAGTCCTGAGGAACAACAGGACAACCGATGAATACCCTTATGGTATTTTTCATCCACATGAGGAGCTCCACCATGTAAAGAAGGAAAATATAGGGCTTATTGAAGTTATGGGGCTTGCTGTTCTTCCTGGAAGACTTAAAAATGAACTTGATGATATAGAAATGATATTATCAGGTGACAGAAAATACGACAAAAAAGAGATTTCTGCAGATGATCCGCTTTTTAAGCATGTGCCATGGATTGATGAGCTTGTAAATAAATATGGTATGAATCTTAAGAGGGAAGAGGCAGAAGTTGTAGTAAAAGATGAGGTGGGTAAAATTTTCTTAAAAGTGCTGATGGATGCAGGCGTCTTTAAGCGGGATGAGAAGGGAAAAGCGGCATTCGATAAGTTTTTAGATAGCATACATTTTAAAAAAATTTAA